In one Vulgatibacter incomptus genomic region, the following are encoded:
- a CDS encoding choice-of-anchor D domain-containing protein: protein MTAADESPPPWRLDRQETFYLSFLGDNVGEFPVEISFPIRVDDATSEEQPFVKVEATATVVDFPPCELEIAEPSLRFGAVKVGTIVTRPIVITNRGATTCPIVKLALDPNGSSAFSSTTLWPGLLAPGERRAVATRYTPTELTGVQDRTSLFVYHSNEETSTAVVPISGLATEFGLVAEPNIIDFGWVPSVQCPRDAIKAFTIRNGGAEPVKITGITIAADGSQRFAARADENLPLTIEPARSKSFSASYRPLDYSHDIWTIEIWLDGVDEPFVVEARGWSDDACGPLCWWPWAICPAAPQSVVVNTRSILSGDAYSPSCREATCEWQLLSAPIGSTARIAGAGCTPSFSPDVVGTYKFKLAVTDELGTRGFDCQHELTAEPIDAITVQTVWDVPGDIDLHLLNEGLADRRDPISWDRDPADCFHRNCTEGNRPSPLWEGDLEMTASLDRNDLAGTGPETIHIPVPSVTHSYAIGVYNRGNRGTPVNVVTNIYCGGTLVQSVPTVFTNVAQFKVIGSIRYLGTTCTFTPDGTLWSSYY, encoded by the coding sequence GTGACCGCCGCCGACGAGTCGCCGCCTCCTTGGCGCCTGGACCGCCAAGAGACCTTTTACTTGAGCTTTCTAGGCGACAATGTCGGGGAATTCCCCGTGGAGATCTCGTTCCCGATCAGGGTCGACGACGCGACGTCGGAGGAGCAGCCGTTCGTGAAGGTGGAAGCGACGGCGACGGTCGTGGATTTCCCGCCGTGTGAGCTGGAAATCGCGGAGCCGTCGCTGCGCTTCGGTGCGGTGAAAGTCGGCACGATCGTGACACGGCCGATCGTGATCACCAACCGGGGAGCGACGACGTGCCCGATCGTCAAGCTGGCGCTCGACCCGAATGGTTCGAGCGCTTTCTCGAGCACGACCCTGTGGCCCGGCCTGCTAGCGCCAGGCGAAAGGCGTGCGGTAGCGACTCGCTACACGCCGACCGAGCTCACGGGAGTCCAGGACCGAACCAGCCTTTTCGTCTACCACTCCAACGAGGAGACGTCCACGGCCGTGGTGCCGATCAGCGGCCTCGCGACGGAGTTCGGCCTCGTAGCGGAACCGAACATCATCGACTTCGGCTGGGTACCGTCGGTTCAGTGTCCGCGGGACGCCATCAAAGCCTTCACGATCCGGAACGGCGGGGCTGAACCTGTGAAGATCACGGGGATCACGATCGCGGCCGACGGTTCTCAGCGATTTGCCGCACGGGCCGACGAGAACCTCCCCCTCACCATCGAACCTGCGCGCTCGAAGAGCTTCTCAGCGTCGTACCGGCCCCTGGACTATTCCCACGACATCTGGACGATTGAGATTTGGCTGGACGGTGTCGACGAGCCATTCGTGGTCGAGGCCCGGGGTTGGAGCGATGATGCCTGTGGCCCGCTGTGCTGGTGGCCGTGGGCGATTTGCCCCGCGGCACCCCAATCGGTGGTGGTGAACACCCGGAGCATTCTCTCCGGCGATGCCTACAGCCCCTCCTGCCGTGAGGCCACCTGCGAGTGGCAGCTGCTCAGCGCTCCAATAGGCTCGACCGCGCGGATCGCGGGGGCTGGGTGTACCCCGTCTTTTTCGCCAGATGTAGTCGGGACGTACAAATTCAAGTTGGCGGTCACAGACGAGCTCGGGACCCGCGGTTTCGATTGCCAACACGAGCTCACTGCGGAGCCGATCGATGCCATTACGGTTCAGACAGTCTGGGACGTCCCCGGTGACATCGATCTCCACCTGTTGAACGAGGGCCTAGCCGACCGGCGGGACCCGATCAGTTGGGATCGCGATCCCGCGGACTGCTTTCACCGCAATTGCACCGAGGGCAACCGACCGAGCCCCCTCTGGGAGGGCGACCTCGAGATGACCGCCAGCCTCGATCGGAACGACCTCGCGGGAACGGGGCCGGAGACCATCCACATCCCTGTTCCGAGCGTGACCCACTCCTACGCCATCGGGGTCTACAACCGCGGCAATCGCGGCACGCCGGTGAACGTGGTCACCAACATCTACTGCGGTGGCACGCTGGTACAAAGCGTACCCACCGTCTTCACGAACGTCGCGCAGTTCAAGGTGATCGGCAGCATTCGGTATCTGGGAACCACGTGCACCTTCACTCCGGACGGAACCCTCTGGTCCTCCTACTACTGA
- a CDS encoding choice-of-anchor D domain-containing protein yields the protein MRRIFFWLMLLGLLGACTETHSVDDPGTVLVDWNALDFGQVLVGTRSTQVVTFSNTTGALAEVRVTGSPVGYEVRPSILNVEPGSRFDVEIAFLPAREARFDGVITFSVDDGTDRAEIGIDVRGEGIQRVVEVVEALDFGFVAVGETRTLPLTISSIVEKAITLAVSIEGGADAFVSGSGVVELAGGETRTIDVSFSPSNRGAHTASLRFRSCESCQAVSVRLTGSGGFAHLRSRPPAVTVGTVRPGSSRSATFGIENAGDFPATVSSVTLVGDPERDPTGGLAVPREFSLTGVVVPFEVAPTAIFPMEVVFHAAAQSEPRRYAKVRVMGPNDEVLVEVPVDGRSGGIEVIADPVVVDFGRQPKNFAAKKIFVLQNVGDPVSIQLFPPEEDSNYTVVAADGSPPPWTLGDGPMGVEVTFEGSESQDYPAELVFPIYVNGALSGEQPFLKVEAIATVVDFPPCELDVAQTLRFGAVKVGTSVTLPIDITNRGTSECLVWGLELDPDGSRAFSSTSMPSHSTAVLAPGEKLTVAVRYAPTRTMGVVDSSHLVFNHSNVDTPPTVVPISGLAMGLDLVAEPNPILFGPVPTPLQAFKPFVVRNRGAEAVRITRISIAADGSQRFSARADDQLPLAIAPAASKGFTASYKPLEWTIDHGTIELWLEGIDEPFLVRAKGTAVDDPCELCSWPTAICPAEAQSVMVNSRAVLAGDADSPFGREITCKWQVISAPIGSSARPQGAGCTPSFVPDLVGRYVFELLVTDALGNKGACQHQLTSRPMDAITVETFWDVAGDVDLHLLNEDLGDRRDPNSWFSDPADCYFANCTDGRRPSPLWEGSRAKTAILEENITLGTGPEIIHIEDPSETHSYAIGIHNVSVGGRPVTVTTNVYCARGLAQSVTTEFTESKQFAVIGSIRFGSSTCSFTPDDTVWNGFH from the coding sequence ATGCGACGCATCTTCTTTTGGCTGATGCTGCTCGGGCTTCTGGGTGCGTGCACCGAGACGCATTCCGTCGACGATCCCGGGACTGTGTTGGTCGATTGGAATGCCCTGGACTTCGGGCAGGTACTCGTAGGGACCCGGTCCACGCAGGTCGTGACCTTCTCCAATACGACCGGCGCGCTGGCGGAGGTGAGGGTCACCGGGAGCCCTGTCGGCTACGAGGTGCGGCCCTCGATCTTGAACGTCGAGCCCGGCTCGCGTTTCGACGTGGAGATCGCCTTCCTCCCGGCTCGTGAGGCCCGCTTCGACGGCGTCATCACGTTCTCGGTGGACGACGGCACCGATCGAGCGGAGATCGGGATCGACGTCCGCGGCGAGGGGATCCAGAGGGTCGTGGAGGTGGTCGAGGCGCTCGACTTCGGTTTCGTCGCCGTCGGCGAGACGCGGACCCTCCCACTCACGATCTCGAGCATCGTAGAGAAGGCGATCACCCTCGCCGTCTCGATCGAGGGAGGAGCCGATGCCTTCGTGAGCGGAAGCGGAGTCGTGGAGCTCGCAGGCGGCGAGACCCGGACGATCGACGTCTCCTTCTCGCCCTCGAACCGGGGCGCCCACACTGCCTCGCTGCGCTTTCGTTCGTGTGAGAGCTGTCAGGCCGTGAGCGTTCGGCTCACGGGCTCGGGCGGCTTCGCGCACCTGCGCTCCCGGCCGCCGGCCGTCACGGTGGGGACGGTCCGACCAGGATCGTCTCGAAGCGCCACCTTCGGAATCGAGAATGCGGGTGATTTCCCGGCGACGGTCTCTTCCGTGACGCTGGTGGGAGATCCGGAGCGGGATCCAACGGGTGGCCTGGCCGTACCCCGGGAGTTCTCTCTCACGGGCGTCGTCGTACCTTTCGAGGTGGCGCCGACGGCAATTTTCCCAATGGAGGTCGTCTTCCACGCCGCCGCCCAATCCGAGCCCAGGAGGTACGCAAAGGTCCGGGTGATGGGGCCGAACGACGAGGTCCTCGTCGAGGTTCCGGTGGACGGGAGGAGCGGCGGCATCGAGGTGATCGCCGATCCGGTGGTGGTGGACTTCGGCAGGCAGCCCAAGAATTTCGCAGCCAAGAAGATCTTCGTGCTCCAGAACGTCGGCGACCCGGTCTCGATCCAGCTCTTCCCACCCGAAGAGGACTCCAACTACACGGTTGTCGCCGCTGACGGATCGCCGCCTCCCTGGACCCTGGGAGATGGCCCCATGGGCGTCGAGGTCACCTTCGAAGGCAGCGAGTCCCAGGACTATCCCGCCGAGCTCGTCTTCCCGATCTACGTGAACGGTGCGCTCTCCGGGGAGCAGCCGTTCCTGAAGGTGGAGGCGATCGCAACGGTCGTGGACTTCCCGCCATGCGAGCTGGACGTCGCGCAGACGCTGCGATTCGGTGCCGTGAAGGTCGGCACGAGCGTGACGCTGCCGATCGACATCACCAACCGGGGAACGTCGGAGTGCCTGGTCTGGGGCCTGGAGCTCGACCCGGATGGTTCGCGCGCATTCTCGAGCACGTCGATGCCATCTCATTCGACCGCCGTACTCGCACCAGGCGAAAAACTCACTGTGGCAGTCCGCTACGCGCCGACCCGCACCATGGGCGTGGTCGACAGCTCCCACCTGGTCTTCAACCACTCCAACGTGGACACGCCTCCTACTGTGGTGCCGATCAGCGGCCTCGCCATGGGGTTGGACCTCGTTGCGGAGCCGAACCCGATTCTCTTCGGCCCGGTTCCGACTCCGCTACAGGCCTTCAAGCCCTTCGTGGTCCGGAATCGTGGGGCCGAGGCCGTGCGGATCACCAGGATCTCGATTGCGGCCGATGGCTCGCAGCGATTCTCAGCCCGAGCGGATGACCAGCTCCCTCTCGCGATCGCCCCGGCGGCCTCGAAGGGCTTCACGGCGTCGTACAAGCCCCTGGAGTGGACCATCGACCACGGAACTATCGAGCTCTGGCTCGAAGGTATCGACGAGCCCTTCCTGGTTCGAGCCAAGGGCACGGCGGTCGACGATCCCTGTGAGCTCTGCTCGTGGCCTACGGCGATCTGCCCCGCGGAGGCGCAATCGGTCATGGTGAACTCGAGGGCCGTTCTCGCAGGTGACGCCGACAGCCCGTTCGGGCGCGAAATCACCTGCAAGTGGCAGGTGATCAGCGCCCCGATCGGATCGAGCGCGCGGCCACAAGGGGCCGGATGCACGCCGTCCTTCGTGCCCGATCTGGTCGGGAGGTATGTCTTCGAGCTGTTGGTCACGGACGCGCTCGGAAACAAAGGCGCCTGCCAGCATCAGCTCACGTCGAGGCCGATGGATGCCATTACGGTCGAGACGTTCTGGGACGTCGCCGGAGACGTCGACCTCCATCTCTTGAACGAGGACCTCGGCGATCGGCGGGATCCGAACAGCTGGTTCAGCGACCCTGCGGACTGCTATTTCGCCAACTGCACCGACGGTCGGCGCCCAAGCCCGCTCTGGGAGGGCTCCCGCGCCAAGACCGCCATCCTCGAGGAGAACATCACCCTCGGCACGGGACCCGAGATCATCCACATCGAGGATCCGAGCGAGACCCACTCCTACGCGATCGGGATCCACAACGTCAGCGTCGGCGGAAGGCCGGTTACCGTGACCACCAACGTCTATTGCGCACGCGGGCTCGCACAGTCGGTGACGACCGAGTTCACGGAATCCAAGCAGTTCGCGGTGATCGGCAGCATTCGGTTCGGGAGCTCGACCTGCAGCTTCACGCCGGACGACACGGTATGGAACGGCTTCCACTGA
- a CDS encoding IS3 family transposase (programmed frameshift), protein MGRTQYSEGFKAKMVEKLTGPHAMSATALARQSGIAQATLSRWLLDAGRLGVKMDDRDDKSTRQWTSEEKLQVLIETASLSDDELGSYLRQKGLHKAQLDEWRATAVASLGSAAARRSVGPDAKRVRELERELRRKEKALAETAALLVLKKKVQGDLGGRGRRHRREERKMILELLDEAVVSGARFERACEEIGLSARSVQRWRAGAEDDLRCGPLTAPRNKLSEAEQQRILALVTSPKFRDLSPAQIVPLLADEGIYVASEATIYRLLRREKLLKHRQASRPPMRRKRPEHVATGPNQVWVWDITYLRGPIRGMFFRLYTILDLWSRKVVGWAVHDVESEELAKELFVEACRRLDVNPNGMVFHADNGAAMKGSTLQATLQVLGVVPSFSRPRVSNDNAFAEAHFRTMKYRPDFPSRPFASLAVARAWVESFVAWYNATHLHSGIRFVTPAQRHAGQDLAILEKRAGVYAAARERWPERWSGSTRNWSRIQHVRLTPERTAAA, encoded by the exons ATGGGTCGGACTCAGTACTCCGAGGGGTTCAAGGCGAAGATGGTGGAGAAGCTTACGGGGCCGCACGCGATGTCGGCGACTGCGCTTGCAAGGCAGTCCGGGATTGCCCAGGCGACGCTCTCCCGTTGGCTGCTGGATGCGGGTAGGCTCGGCGTCAAGATGGACGACCGCGACGACAAGAGCACCCGCCAGTGGACCAGCGAGGAAAAGCTGCAGGTCCTGATCGAGACAGCGAGCTTGAGTGATGACGAGCTCGGCTCGTACCTCCGCCAGAAGGGACTGCACAAAGCCCAGCTCGATGAGTGGCGCGCAACTGCCGTCGCTAGCCTTGGGAGCGCAGCAGCGCGTCGTTCTGTTGGGCCTGATGCGAAGCGGGTTCGCGAGCTCGAGCGCGAGCTCAGGCGTAAGGAGAAGGCGCTCGCGGAGACCGCCGCGCTCCTCGTCCTCAAAAAAAAAGTGCAGG GAGATCTGGGGGGACGAGGACGACGACACAGACGGGAAGAGCGGAAGATGATCCTCGAGCTCCTCGACGAGGCTGTCGTCAGCGGCGCAAGATTCGAGAGAGCCTGCGAGGAGATTGGCTTGAGCGCTCGGTCGGTGCAGCGATGGCGCGCAGGAGCCGAGGACGATCTCCGATGTGGGCCGCTGACGGCGCCGCGAAACAAGCTCAGCGAGGCCGAGCAGCAGAGGATTCTCGCGCTCGTAACCTCGCCCAAGTTCCGGGATTTGTCGCCCGCGCAGATCGTTCCGCTCCTTGCGGATGAAGGCATCTACGTCGCTTCCGAGGCGACGATCTACCGCTTGCTCCGCAGGGAAAAGCTTCTGAAGCACCGGCAGGCGTCGCGGCCTCCGATGCGTCGCAAGCGGCCTGAGCATGTCGCCACCGGGCCGAACCAGGTCTGGGTTTGGGACATCACGTATCTGCGGGGACCGATTCGCGGCATGTTCTTTCGCCTCTACACGATCCTCGATCTCTGGAGTCGGAAGGTAGTTGGCTGGGCCGTGCACGACGTCGAGTCCGAGGAGCTTGCGAAGGAGCTCTTCGTCGAGGCCTGCCGGCGTTTGGACGTCAATCCGAACGGCATGGTGTTCCACGCCGACAACGGCGCGGCGATGAAAGGCTCGACCTTGCAGGCCACGCTTCAGGTGCTCGGCGTCGTCCCGTCGTTCAGCCGCCCCCGGGTGAGCAACGACAACGCGTTCGCGGAGGCGCACTTCCGCACGATGAAGTATCGGCCTGACTTCCCGTCGAGGCCGTTCGCCTCGCTCGCCGTGGCACGTGCCTGGGTCGAGAGTTTCGTCGCTTGGTACAACGCGACGCACCTCCACAGTGGAATCCGGTTTGTGACTCCCGCGCAGCGCCATGCCGGACAGGACCTCGCGATTCTCGAGAAGCGTGCTGGCGTCTATGCGGCTGCGCGCGAGCGATGGCCCGAACGCTGGAGCGGTTCTACGAGAAACTGGTCTCGCATTCAGCACGTAAGGCTCACGCCAGAGAGGACCGCGGCCGCATGA
- the mutS gene encoding DNA mismatch repair protein MutS, with protein MLVSSSPGVFESATPMMRQYLEKKAQVPDAVLFFRLGDFYEMFYEDAIAASEVLGIALTSRSKAGEERVPMCGFPHHAARGYVAKMIAQGHKVAICDQVEVQGSGSKAMFTREITRVVTPGMVLDDEILEARADHFLAAVVPHASGFGLALLDASTGEFRAAQVSDRRILVEELGRAGPREVILPAKSGLLDAVRASCPSALAQELEDPTVFDPRRAEEGLRRQLGTAALEGFGLGGLPGATQAAGAALAYLSQTQRASSASHIDRIQVYYPEGHLVLDEATRSNLELTRTIQGGRTKGSLLGLLDRTATAMGGRTLARWIGYPLLDLREIGRRHDSVEELSTRGVLRGELSGTLREVGDLERLLGRLSLGAGTARDCRLMGSSLSRLPALRKLLADCRSELLADLGPALEGLDDLAADLDRALEEDLPATTREGGMFRKGWDAELDELLDLSASGKEFLARLEAREREQTGIGSLKVRYNRVFGYFLEITKANLHLVPAHYARKQTTVNSERFTTEELQGYEEKVLTAEERRIERESKLFEELRGRILERAAAIKAAAGAIAVGDALLSLARVAAELGYVRPEVDEGDVLEIVEGRHPVVERALSGGEAFVPNDVLLDRSRNQVVVITGPNMAGKSTVLRQTALIALLAQAGSFVPASRARVGLVDRIFCRVGASDDLARGQSTFMVEMVETAAILHGATARSLVVLDEIGRGTSTFDGLSIAWAVAEHLHDRVGARTLFATHYHELVELARERERVQNATIAVTEQEGRVIFLRKLVAGGASRSYGIEVARLAGIPSEVLARAREILQNLEKNELDPEGRAVFAGKGRGRKNPPANQLGLFEPPPRPQIPAEVAGILEKLRSLDPDGITPRDALAILAELKARAG; from the coding sequence ATGCTGGTCAGCAGCTCCCCCGGGGTGTTCGAATCGGCGACGCCGATGATGCGGCAGTACCTCGAGAAGAAGGCGCAGGTGCCGGACGCGGTCCTCTTCTTCCGCCTCGGCGACTTCTACGAGATGTTCTACGAGGACGCGATCGCCGCCTCAGAGGTCCTCGGGATCGCGCTCACGTCGCGCTCGAAGGCAGGGGAGGAGCGCGTGCCGATGTGCGGCTTCCCCCACCACGCCGCCCGGGGCTACGTCGCCAAGATGATCGCCCAGGGCCACAAGGTGGCGATCTGCGATCAGGTCGAGGTTCAGGGCAGCGGCAGCAAGGCGATGTTCACGAGGGAGATCACCCGAGTGGTCACGCCGGGCATGGTCCTCGACGACGAGATCCTCGAGGCCCGGGCGGACCACTTCCTCGCGGCGGTCGTGCCTCACGCCTCCGGCTTCGGGCTCGCGCTCCTCGACGCCTCGACGGGTGAGTTCCGGGCGGCCCAGGTCTCGGACCGGCGGATCCTCGTGGAGGAGCTCGGCAGGGCCGGTCCCCGAGAGGTGATCCTCCCTGCGAAGAGCGGCCTCCTCGACGCGGTGCGCGCCTCTTGTCCGTCGGCCCTCGCCCAGGAGCTCGAGGATCCGACGGTCTTCGATCCGCGCCGGGCGGAGGAGGGGCTCCGCCGGCAGCTCGGCACGGCCGCGCTGGAAGGCTTCGGCCTCGGCGGCCTCCCTGGGGCGACTCAGGCCGCCGGCGCCGCCCTGGCGTACCTCTCGCAGACCCAGCGGGCCTCGTCCGCCTCGCACATCGATCGGATCCAGGTCTACTACCCCGAGGGCCACCTGGTCCTCGACGAGGCGACGCGGTCGAACCTCGAGCTCACCCGGACGATTCAGGGCGGCCGGACGAAGGGCTCGCTCCTCGGCCTCCTGGACCGCACGGCCACCGCCATGGGCGGGCGCACCCTGGCCCGGTGGATCGGCTATCCGCTCCTGGACCTCCGGGAGATCGGCCGGCGCCACGACTCGGTGGAGGAGCTCTCGACGAGGGGGGTCCTCCGCGGCGAGCTCTCCGGGACCCTTCGGGAGGTCGGGGATCTCGAGCGCCTCCTGGGCCGGCTCTCCCTCGGCGCGGGCACCGCCCGGGACTGCAGGCTCATGGGCAGCTCGCTCTCGCGGCTTCCCGCGCTGCGCAAGCTGCTCGCCGACTGCCGCTCGGAGCTCCTGGCTGACCTCGGGCCGGCCCTGGAGGGGCTGGACGACCTCGCCGCCGATCTGGACCGCGCCCTCGAAGAGGACCTCCCCGCGACGACGCGGGAAGGGGGCATGTTCCGGAAGGGATGGGACGCCGAGCTCGACGAGCTCCTCGACCTCTCGGCGAGCGGAAAGGAGTTCCTCGCGCGCCTGGAGGCCCGTGAGCGCGAGCAGACCGGCATCGGGTCGCTGAAGGTCCGCTACAACCGGGTCTTCGGCTACTTCCTCGAGATCACCAAGGCGAACCTCCACCTGGTGCCCGCGCACTACGCCCGCAAGCAGACCACGGTGAACTCAGAGCGCTTCACGACCGAGGAGCTGCAGGGCTACGAGGAGAAGGTCCTCACCGCCGAGGAGCGCCGCATCGAGCGCGAGAGCAAGCTCTTCGAGGAGCTGCGCGGCCGGATCCTCGAGCGCGCGGCGGCGATCAAGGCGGCGGCTGGCGCGATCGCGGTCGGCGACGCGCTGCTCTCGCTCGCGCGGGTCGCGGCGGAGCTCGGCTACGTTCGGCCCGAGGTCGACGAAGGCGACGTTCTCGAGATCGTCGAGGGCCGCCATCCGGTGGTGGAGCGCGCGCTCTCGGGCGGCGAGGCCTTCGTCCCCAACGACGTCCTCCTCGATCGCAGCCGGAACCAGGTCGTGGTGATCACGGGCCCGAACATGGCGGGCAAGAGCACGGTGCTGCGGCAGACCGCGCTGATCGCGCTCCTGGCGCAGGCGGGCTCCTTCGTTCCCGCGTCCCGGGCCCGGGTGGGGCTGGTGGATCGGATCTTCTGCCGGGTCGGCGCCTCGGACGATCTCGCCAGGGGGCAGTCGACCTTCATGGTGGAGATGGTCGAGACCGCCGCGATCCTCCACGGCGCGACCGCGCGCTCCCTGGTCGTCCTCGACGAGATCGGCCGCGGCACCTCCACCTTCGACGGACTCTCGATCGCCTGGGCCGTGGCGGAGCACCTGCACGACCGGGTGGGCGCCCGGACCCTCTTCGCGACCCACTACCACGAGCTGGTGGAGCTGGCCCGGGAGCGGGAGCGGGTGCAGAACGCCACCATCGCGGTCACCGAGCAGGAGGGCAGGGTGATCTTCCTCCGCAAGCTCGTGGCCGGCGGCGCGTCCCGCTCCTACGGCATCGAGGTGGCCCGCCTCGCCGGGATCCCCTCGGAGGTCCTGGCCCGGGCCCGCGAGATCCTCCAGAACCTCGAGAAGAATGAGCTCGATCCGGAGGGCAGGGCGGTCTTCGCGGGCAAGGGCCGCGGGCGAAAGAACCCTCCCGCCAACCAGCTCGGCCTCTTCGAGCCGCCTCCGAGGCCCCAGATCCCGGCCGAGGTCGCGGGCATCCTCGAGAAGCTGCGCTCCCTCGACCCCGACGGAATCACGCCGAGGGACGCGTTGGCGATCCTCGCTGAGCTCAAGGCCCGGGCGGGGTAG
- a CDS encoding N-acetylmuramoyl-L-alanine amidase, whose protein sequence is MRQLGLAIALLLAAASMRVEAAHAAPNPEATYQEARSSFLELVRDNKRNRFRHHWTPVISGLDRSAKALPRGQKQCEAWFNGARAHQELSRISSRDDDRDEAIRRFRDMANRCSSSSLADDALYHAASLGRDSAPAAARKDLEQLLARYPKGDMAPKARELLADLGPARKGTAVAAAAPAISTASRAPTSASASAQAPAKVSAPASAQASTATAQASDLPSNAAPSTRSEPSAEPAADVPGAKLPSAADILASLDSRGADAKRPEDIALEVDLAKDQAASKGLDPARMQALQDAVGGEITLSLAAGLKVKRVVIDAGHGGKDTGAIARDGTHEKDLTLAIAKKLKTHLSTLGLEVLLTRDRDVFLSLEERTRFANDKHADLFISIHVNAAANKKATGIETYTLNLNSDRYAMRLAARENATSSRRIGDLELILADLATKANTDDSVRLARLSQDRMTSRLRNKYGASTIRDLGVKQALFFVLVGAKMPAILVETGFLSNPDEAKRLRSDAYQEELARSLADGVRRFIDEREAIARGDTGSQTGVF, encoded by the coding sequence ATGCGCCAGCTCGGCCTCGCCATCGCCCTCCTGCTCGCCGCCGCCTCGATGCGGGTCGAGGCCGCTCACGCGGCCCCGAATCCCGAAGCGACCTACCAGGAGGCGCGTTCCTCGTTCCTCGAGCTCGTCCGGGACAACAAGCGCAACCGGTTCCGGCACCACTGGACGCCCGTGATCTCGGGGCTGGATCGGAGCGCCAAGGCCCTTCCGCGCGGGCAGAAGCAGTGCGAGGCGTGGTTCAACGGCGCCCGCGCCCACCAGGAGCTCTCCCGTATCTCGTCCCGAGACGACGACCGGGACGAGGCGATCCGCCGGTTCCGCGACATGGCCAACCGCTGCTCGAGCTCGAGCCTGGCGGACGACGCGCTCTATCACGCCGCCTCGCTCGGTCGGGATTCGGCTCCGGCCGCAGCCCGCAAGGACCTGGAGCAGCTCCTCGCGCGCTACCCCAAGGGCGACATGGCGCCCAAGGCCCGCGAGCTCCTCGCCGACCTCGGGCCTGCCCGAAAGGGCACGGCCGTGGCCGCTGCGGCCCCCGCGATCTCTACCGCTTCCCGAGCGCCGACGTCCGCATCGGCGTCCGCCCAGGCGCCTGCAAAGGTCTCCGCGCCTGCCTCTGCACAGGCGTCCACGGCGACCGCGCAGGCCTCCGACCTCCCGTCGAATGCGGCACCGTCGACGCGCTCGGAGCCGTCCGCCGAGCCCGCCGCCGACGTCCCCGGCGCGAAGCTCCCGTCTGCGGCGGACATCCTGGCGTCCCTCGACTCCCGCGGCGCCGACGCCAAGAGGCCTGAGGACATCGCCCTGGAGGTGGACCTCGCCAAGGACCAGGCCGCGTCGAAGGGCCTGGATCCCGCCCGGATGCAGGCGCTCCAGGACGCGGTCGGTGGCGAGATCACGCTCTCGCTGGCGGCGGGGCTGAAGGTGAAGCGGGTCGTGATCGACGCCGGCCACGGCGGCAAGGACACGGGGGCCATCGCCCGCGACGGCACCCACGAGAAGGACCTCACGCTCGCGATCGCCAAGAAGCTGAAGACCCACCTCTCGACCCTCGGCCTCGAGGTCCTGCTCACGCGGGATCGCGACGTCTTCCTCTCTCTCGAGGAGCGGACCCGCTTCGCGAACGACAAGCACGCGGATCTCTTCATCTCGATCCACGTGAACGCCGCTGCGAACAAGAAGGCCACCGGGATCGAGACGTACACGCTGAACCTGAATTCCGACCGCTACGCGATGCGCCTCGCCGCCCGCGAGAACGCGACCTCGTCGCGGCGGATCGGCGATCTCGAGCTGATCCTGGCCGACCTCGCGACCAAGGCGAACACCGACGACTCGGTCCGCCTCGCCCGCCTGAGCCAGGACCGGATGACGTCGCGCCTGCGCAACAAGTACGGCGCCTCGACCATCCGTGACCTCGGCGTGAAGCAGGCGCTCTTCTTCGTCCTCGTCGGCGCGAAGATGCCGGCGATCCTCGTGGAGACCGGCTTCCTCTCCAATCCCGACGAGGCGAAGCGCCTGCGCTCCGACGCCTACCAGGAGGAGCTCGCCAGGAGCCTCGCCGACGGCGTCCGGCGCTTCATCGACGAGCGCGAGGCGATCGCCCGCGGCGACACCGGCAGCCAGACCGGGGTGTTCTAA